A stretch of the Ornithodoros turicata isolate Travis chromosome 4, ASM3712646v1, whole genome shotgun sequence genome encodes the following:
- the LOC135392673 gene encoding tartrate-resistant acid phosphatase type 5-like, translating into MRPRAWLATAVSHLLLGYAILALCLGLAEAARSSMVRIAEPSDTNSIRFLVFGDWGGLPFYPYTTRIQRSLTKTMAAIAETKKIHFILSLGDNFYFKGVRSVDDRRFKRTFEDVYTAPSLHVPWLVLAGNHDHDGNVSAQIAYTKRSTRWYFPDYYYKKTYTIPGTNDTLDILMLDTVLLCGNTDPNDEESQPLPQSRDEALYNRQFRWLNEELSKSTAKYILVAGHYPIYSACSHGTTKCLLRDLVPILEKHRVNAYLAGHDHDLQHIRPEKKDWTVEYFISGCTNFINPSLIHRRSLPRNSLKFAWASVFSYGGLAYMEALQDTLSITFYDSSAKILHENHMKPRW; encoded by the exons ATGCGGCCTCGTGCCTGGCTGGCCACAGCCGTCTCACACTTGCTACTGGGCTACGCTATCCTCG CACTATGCCTTGGGCTTGCGGAGGCAGCACGTTCCTCCATGGTACGGATTGCCGAGCCGTCGGACACCAACTCCATTCGTTTCCTGGTGTTCGGCGACTGGGGTGGCCTTCCGTTCTATCCGTACACCACGAGGATCCAGCGAAGCCTGACCAAGACCATGGCCGCCATTGCCGAAACCAAGAAGATCCATTTCATCCTATCCCTTGGAGACAACTTTTACTTCAAAGGTGTCCGCAGCGTTGACGATAGGCGTTTCAAA CGAACCTTCGAAGACGTGTACACGGCTCCATCTTTACACGTGCCTTGGCTCGTATTGGCTGGCAACCATGACCACGATGGGAATGTCTCTGCGCAGATCGCCTACACCAAGAGATCTACTCGATG GTATTTTCCTGATTACTACTACAAGAAGACTTACACCATTCCCGGTACCAACGACACCCTCGACATCCTGATGCTGGACACTGTCCTCTTGTGCGGAAACACGGATCCAAACGATGAAGAGTCGCAGCCTTTGCCTCAGAGTCGGGACGAAGCTCTCTACAACCGACAGTTCCGATGGCTCAACGAAGAGCTCAGCAAATCAAC GGCGAAATATATCCTCGTCGCGGGCCATTATCCCATCTACTCTGCCTGTTCTCATGGGACCACAAAGTGCCTGCTCAGGGATTTGGTGCCAATACTGGAGAAGCATCGTGTAAACGCATACTTGGCTGGACATGACCACGACTTGCAG CACATCCGGCCCGAAAAGAAAGACTGGACGGTGGAGTACTTCATCAGCGGCTGTACAAACTTCATCAACCCTTCCCTCATCCACCGTCGCTCTCTCCCTCGCAATTCCCTGAAGTTTGCCTGGGCTTCTGTGTTCAGCTACGGCGGCCTTGCCTACATGGAGGCGCTCCAGGACACTCTCTCCATCACGTTTTACGACTCCAGTGCCAAAATATTACACGAAAACCACATGAAACCACGTTGGTAG
- the LOC135392674 gene encoding uncharacterized protein LOC135392674: protein MRNLMRLGVLLSTKESTLQWLQQNGLVPTTRRCPYCNAVLTVEVTEDEIGEFRCHKDHGDDGAFQQSATANTWLEGTRLLARQVIALTYTFARDYNYDAAVTESSFGARRTSTETVTDWYNSCREVCGNALKIKYSNVGKIGGDGHVVEVDTCKIGTQSKGNAVEGTWVIGMLDVHTDELRLEISWDNARDAITLLSHIKNNVENGTVIVTDCWKGFVGIDQNGFERLTGNHSLNYVDPDTGANTTKIVAQWRPLRKQLARRGVKNDSMGGHLLEFLWRRDCRRHHQDPFDKILLDIRDMYPGLE from the coding sequence ATGCGCAACTTGATGCGATTAGGAGTTCTGCTGTCGACAAAGGAGTCGACTCTACAGTGGCTGCAACAGAACGGCCTTGTGCCAACAACGAGAAGGTGCCCGTATTGCAACGCCGTGCTCACCGTTGAGGTAACGGAAGACGAAATTGGCGAATTCAGGTGCCATAAAGATCACGGGGATGATGGGGCCTTTCAACAATCAGCGACGGCGAACACCTGGCTTGAAGGCACTCGTCTGTTGGCAAGACAGGTGATCGCCTTAACGTACACGTTTGCTAGGGACTACAACTACGACGCGGCTGTCACCGAGTCCTCATTTGGAGCAAGACGAACATCCACCGAAACGGTGACCGATTGGTACAACTCCTGCAGGGAGGTGTGCGGTAACGCTCTGAAAATTAAATATTCGAACGTGGGCAAAATTGGGGGGGACGGCCACGTCGTAGAAGTAGATACGTGCAAAATTGGGACGCAAAGTAAGGGGAACGCTGTGGAGGGGACCTGGGTAATTGGCATGTTAGATGTCCACACGGATGAGCTACGATTGGAAATTAGCTGGGATAACGCGCGCGATGCGATAACATTACTATCGCACATCAAAAACAACGTGGAAAACGGCACTGTAATTGTCACTGATTGCTGGAAGGGCTTCGTGGGGATTGATCAGAACGGATTCGAGCGCTTAACGGGTAACCACAGCTTAAACTACGTTGATCCGGACACGGGGGCCAACACCACCAAAATTGTAGCTCAGTGGAGGCCCCTCAGAAAACAATTGGCAAGGCGGGGAGTCAAAAACGACAGCATGGGGGGGCATCTGTTAGAGTTTTTGTGGCGCCGTGATTGCAGGCGCCATCATCAGGACCCGTTTGACAAAATTTTGCTAGATATTAGGGACATGTATCCAGGTTTGGAATAA